A segment of the Pan paniscus chromosome 9, NHGRI_mPanPan1-v2.0_pri, whole genome shotgun sequence genome:
gtGGATTGACTTTTCACTTTTGTTCATAGGAagcacaaattttattttatttttattttcttgagacagagtctcactctgtcgcccaggctggagtgcagtggtgtgatcttggctcactgcaagctctgccttctgggttcacgccattcttctgcctcagcctaccgcacagctgggactacaggcgcccgccaccacgcctggctaatttttttgtatttgtaatagagacggggtttcactgtgttagccaggatggtttcaatctcctgacgtcatgatccgcctgcctcggcctcccaaagtgctgggattacaggcttgagccactgcacctggccgggaagcacaaatttttaatttttttttttttttttgagatggagtctcactcatcacccagactggagtgcaatggcgtgatctcagctcactgcaacctccacctcccaggttcaagcaattttcctgcctcagcgtcctgagtagctgggattacaggagcccaccaccacagccagctaatttttgtatttttagtacaggcggagtttcaccacgttggccaggctagtctcgaactccttacctcaggtgatctgcctgcctcggcctcccaaagtgctgggattacaggcatgagccaccgcgcctggctatgaatttttaattttgaggagAAGATACCTATTTTTATACATCTGTATTCTTGAAAAGGAGCTGGGAGGATTGGGTTCTGGTCTCAGTAAGaacctctttttctctgtccAAATTATTGAACTAACCAGTGTGGCAGGGCTCTAGGAGGCTACCGATGACTACAGAATATACCCTGTGGCTTCCCAGGTTTGACTTTCTCAGTCAAACTTACCTGGTGTAAGGCACTCTGCTAGCTGTAAAGTGATAAAGGCATGATGGCCCTTGCCTTTGAAGGGATTTAGGGTGTAGAAAATGGACATTTGCACATTACTTGATGAATGGGCACACAGGATACTTGCAGAGTATGCAGAGCCCGAGGAATGGGCAGGCAGTAGCCAAGAGACTGGAGCTCAGAGAAGAAAGGATGTGCTGTGAATGGCCAGAGTGGAGAAGGATCCACAGAGGGAAACCTTGAAGACTGGAGGGTGGGTAGGGGGATTCATGagccaggaggaagagggagttCCAAGTGAGGGCAGATAACCTTGTGAGGTCAGTGAAGCCACCAGGCACACTCCTGTTTCACTAGGGCTCGTTCATGTTTCTACAAAACTCACTTAggacttctaatttttttaagcaGCTAACCCTAGAAAAAAAGGACTCAGCCCAGGGCACTGAGGACGCACCTGATAACAGCAGCCTGGAGCTCCTAGCAGGTAAGGTTTTAGCTTTTCAAGTGAGCCCTGGACTGCAGCAGAGGAAGTAAAAAACGTGAGTTCAAACTTTCAAACTATTCCACTGTACCTTCTACTACAGCGGCGTCCTTCTGCAATTTAGTGGGCTGTTGCTGCCACTGTGGGTCTTCAAGGCAGCAGCAGGTCTTCCCTCCCCAAGATGTTAGGACAGGACTAGAAATTTGTATTAAAGTCTGTGCAGTTACAGATAGCTGCACATGATGGGGTGGGGGTAGGTAATACGCAGATTCAGGgccctgaattttattttatttttatttttttgagacagagtctcacctctgtcgcccaggctggagtgcagtggcgccaactcggctcactgcaagctccgcctcccgggttcacaccattctcctgcctcaacctccccagtagctgggaccacaggcgcccgccatcacgcccggctaaatttttgtatttttagtagagatggggtttcaccgtgttggccaggatggtctcgatctcctgaccttgtgatccgcctgccttggcctcccaaagtgctgggattacaggcgtgagccaccgcgcccggcctggcacCATGTCACTCTTAATGTGTGTTATGGGAAAGTGTCAGTGCGTGGGTTGTGATTGCAATTATACTGAAGTCTTTTCTCCATACATGTCTCCTGCAATGCTTAAACAGCCTTCCCAGCCCACAGCAGCAGGGGTACAGCAGCTCTTACATTCAGTCACTAGCAGAGATGCCAGGTACTATTCTgagcttttaaaatgtactaatgCTCTTAGTTCTCAAAACTATCCTAGGAGCTATAGGTACTGTTATTAACTCTCATTTTGcatatgaggaaattgaggcccacaGATATCAATAAACTTACCCAAGGCTACACAGCCAGtaaatgacagagcaagaattcaaacccaggcagcctaGCTCTGCTGTCTCTGGAAGAGCCGAATTAGCAGGGATGCCCTCCTACAGATCCTGAGTCCTTCAGATAAAACAGTATCTGGGTCAAGGGAAGCTGGGGATCATGACGTCAGCACCTATGCTTGGTTGGTAAATCCCTCTTTCTAGGGTCACAACCACAACACATACGCGTTTATGCTTAGGCCTAAGATGTGTCCCTGAAATCACTGTCAACTGAACCATGTTTTAAATGTTGTGGGGGCTGTTGCTACTGAAAAGAACCCTGCTGTGAATGCTTGTACAAAGCAAAgaatctatttttataaatttagatctggagattttaaaaaatgcaaatatgataCATACAATTCAGTATTTATGCAGTCAGAAGAGACAAAGGAATAAGTATCTTCCcatacaaggaaaaaaattaacatttaattcaGTACCTTCTGTGGACCCTGGGGAGATGCTGGGGTCTTCCACAGccttatctcatttagtccttacAGTGCCcttctgggggcagggggaggcatGGATCCTAACAAACTAGAGGACCCAGGCTCAGGTGAGGCAGAACGCTTAGCAGGAGGTAATGACTTTCAGCTTGCCGCCTCCAAAGCCCATGTTTTCTCCAGTGTGCAACATGAGCTTTAAAATCTAGGTGTTTATAATCTGGTGGAACCcctggaggatggcttgggctGTTCTGTCCTACAGACCTGTGGCTCTCAGCATCCATTCTACGCCTCACATGGGCAGCCCTGCTGAAGAAAATCACCAAACTGTGTGTTGATGCCACCATCCATTGGTGGTCCACTCACTCAGGAGCCTTTGGTTTATCAGTCCTTCCCCCTGCCTTTCTGGCCTTATCCCTCAGTGGCTActccattctttaaaaaatctacccagtctccacctcctgcttCATACTTACGGATCTCTTTTCTCAGTAAACTCACCCAACTTGCACCCTCCCACTGCAGAACCTCATCAGTGTGGGGACCCATTTCCTCCAGGCTCACAGTGGGATCGTCCCTCCTGCTTTCTTGGGACCTGCTTGCATCAGTTATCACTGCTGCACCTTCAGCCTTCCCCTGAGTTCCTTTCCCTCAGCAGGTCAAGCTCTCATTTCATCAGAAGAAAATCTCCCATGACCTTGAACTTCCTCCACTTATCCTTGACCTCTCTCCATCACATCTCAGCCAAGGATCTCAAAACCACAAGCTGCatgtctccctttcttcctctcattCTCTCCCTCACTTAGGGTACTTGCTTTTTCTGTGGCCTCTGAAACTTCTCTCCTCAGGGAAGCCCTCTTAATTACCAAATTTTGCATTTACCTTCATTGTATCTGAACTATGTGCAAAATTTGGCACTGTAAGGCTATGACTTGCCTGGTTTTTCCCTCTCTGGGCTTTTCTCTTCATCTACTTTCCTCTGGTCATGCCTAAATAGTGCTCATCCTGCTCTCCCACCCAGCTATCTTCCATCCCAACTGTTGACCACTGCCTCTGGGCTCAAGACTCTCAAATTGGTATGACCAGCCAAGGCCTCTGCTGAGTGCCAGCTGGGAGATTCATTTGCTCACTAGGCAGCTCCTCGTGGAGGTCCCATtggtacctcagtttcctctctccTGACTAAAGAGACTTTTAGTCTCTTTCATGATTAATCCAATTTATCACATCTGAAATCTTGGATTCATTCAAGAggcctctcatttttttttttttttttttttttttttttgaaacagagtctctctcttgcccagactggagtgcagtggcgcgatctcggctcactgcaacctccctgcctcccaagttcaagtgattctcttgcctcagcctctgagtagttgggattacaggcgcccaccaccatgcccagctaatttttgtatttttagtagagacggggtttcaccatgttggccaggctggtctcaatctcctgacctcgtgatcttcccgcctcggccccccaaagtgctgggattacaggcatgagccaccgcgcccggccaagaggcCTCTCCCACATCCAGGCGCTCACAAAGGCCTATCACTTAGGCCTGATGAACACTTCTGATTCCTGGTGACGCCTCTATCTCCACTGTCTTCACTTGTCATTGGGCTCTTAAGGTCTTCCTGTCTCTAGTTTGATCTAAGCCACACCTTTGAAAGAACGATCTTTCTGAAGTACAAAATTACCAATATATTTCACCAGTGCTTAAAACTCTTTATTGGCTTCCTGTCTTCTACAGATGAAAATCTGTTtctagccaggcaaggtggtgtgtgcctttagtcccagttactcgagaggatgaggccgggagttcaaagctgcagtgagctatgatcacgccactgcactccagcctaggtgacaggcaagacctcatctttaaaaagtaaaaatttatataGGAAGTTGTTTTATGCCTTTGCATAAGGTTTACTTGTGTTAACTTTCAGCAAgaaattccctttctctcccttgtCTGGCATATCACtcttcatccttcaaaacccagctctggggcaggagtggtggcttatgcctgtaataccgTCACTTTGGGGAGCCGGggcgggaggacagcttgagactagcctgggcaacacggtgagacccgtctctacaagtaaaaaaaaaatagccggtgtggtggcatgcgcctgtggttcCTGGTACTCTGGAAGCTgaagctgaggcagtaggatcgcttgagcccaggaggtcgaggctgcagtgagccaggactgcgccactgcactccagcctgggcaacagagcaagaccttgtctcaaaaaaacaaaaggtcaGCTCAGGTATCTCCTCATGGAAACCCTTCTTCACATCCAGAGGTGGTCGGCTTCCTTCTCTATTTTAACCCTGGGCTTTGTACACAGGTCTGCATCCCCTCCTAGCATCTGTGAGCTTCTCTCAGGGAAAAGCTCATTGATCTGCATCCCCAAGACCTGCTGGGGAAGAATCTATTCATCTAAACTCGCTTTAATTTGACAAATGAATCAGTTAAGAGTAGGAAAGCTGCCTATGGGCACTGCTCAATGCAACGTGAGCAACAAAGGGAGACAGAACTGAGGCCAGAAAGGTGAGGGAGGACAGAGGCTGGCAGGGAGGGGGGCTTGTCCGTGCAGACTCCAGGAAGAATCTATACAGAAAGTTACTGAGCGGCCTGAGTCCCCCAAGTGAGGGCTCGGGACAATCTCCCGCCTGGGTGAGAGAATAGGGAGGCCCTGAAACGTCTCTGCAGCCTCGGGCTGCTCCAGAAGCGCCCACAGCTGcagggttttggtgtggatgggACCTGCTGACAGGGATGCGGTGGGAAGAGCCCCTCGGCGCCCGTTCTCCCAGGCTTCCCCTTGCCCAAGGGTGCTCCTAGCACAGGGCCATGAAAGTAAGATGAAGAGGCTTGTTTTCTCCTAGATACCAGCGGGCAAGCAGAAAACAAGAGGCTCAAGAGGGGCAGCCCCCGCATAGAGGAGATGCGATCTCTGCGCTCCGCCAGGGCCCCGAGCCCTTCAGAGGCCGCCCCGCGCCGCCCGGAGGCCACCGCGGCCCCCCTCACTCCTAGAGGAAGGGAGGACCGCGAGGCTCACGGCAGGGCCCTGGCGCCGGGCAGGGCGAGCCTCAGGAGCCGCCTGGAGGTAACTGGGCGAGGGCCGCGCAGGGAAGGGCTCAGCAGGAGGTGCACGCCACGGGCCGCTGCTGAGAGGTCCTCACCCCGGGCCCCCTTGTTCCCGCAGGACGTGCTGTGGCTGCAGGAGGTCTCCAACCTGTCAGAGTGGCTGAGtcccagccctgggccctgagCCGGGTCCCCTTCCGCAAGCGCCCACCGATCCGGAGGCTGCGGGCAGCCGTTATCCCGTGGTTTAATAAAGCTGCCCCGCGCTCACCAAGTCCTCTTCCGCGTCTGCTTCCGCGTCGGgcccgggcggggcggggcgtgGAGCCGCACCGCGGCCTGACGTCACCCACACCTCCCTGGGACTGCGTCACTGGTGCGCGCCGCGGGTCAGGGCGCAATGGCGGCGCTGGGCGGGGATGGGCTGCGACTGCTGTCGGTGTCGCGGCCGGAGCGGCCGCCCGAGTCGGCGGCGCTGGGGGGCCCGGGCCCCGGGCTGTGCTGCTGGGTGTcagtgttctcctgcctcagcctcgcctGCTCCTACGTGGGCAGCCTCTACGTCTGGAAGAGCGAACTGCCCAGGTGCGGGGGCTGCGCGCGGCCGGAATCCGCGCCCTGCGGGCGGAGCTTGGGCGAGCCGGGGGCGGGTCCGTGCTCATGGGCAGCCGCGGGCCCCCTGAACTTACTGTCCCCTCCGTAGGGACCATCCCGCCGTCATCAAGCGACGCTTCACCAGCGTCCTGGTGGTGTCCAGTCTCTCACCTCTGTGCGTGCTGCTCTGGAGGGAACTCACAGGCATCCAGGTGCGAAGGAGGCGGGGCAAAGGGCAATGGCGGTGAGAGCTCAGGGGTCTTTAGGGGAGGAAGCAAAACTGATGCCCCCTTTCCTGTGGCTCAGCCAGGCACATCTCTGCTCACCCTGATGGGCTTCAGGCTGGAGGGCATTTTCCCAGCGGCGCTGCTGCCCCTGTTGCTGACCATGGTGAGTGCTCCtgctgtattttttcttctggTCTTTGTTATCAGCCTGATGGGCAGTGCCGTGGACTCctcttgtttttggtttttggttgaTGGGAGACAGGACTTTTGAGATGGCCCCAGGGTCCTCCGGTATGCATGGTCTGGAAATCGTGGCTGAGAGGATTTCAAGCTTGGAGTCTCAGGGAGCATGGGCAAAGGTCTGGGCAAAAGCGGTGGGTTATGGTGAAAGTGTTTTCTTGCTCTCAGATTCTTTTCCTGGGCCCACTGATGCAGCTCTCTATGGATTGCCCTTGTGACCTGGCAGATGGGCTGAAGGTTGTCCTGGGTGAGTCTTAAAGGCTGAAGGGAAAAGTAGGCACAGGCAGTCCAGGACATTGGGGCAGGGAGTCAGCGGGCTCAGGGTGTGATCTGGACACGTGAAATGTCATCTCTCTGGGTgtgttttctcatcagtaaaatggaaacATAGAGCTAGGTGGCCTCTAAGGGTTGATTGCCAACGTCCAAGGAGTTCCCTGGGAACCCCCAGCAGCATTTGGTGTGGATCAGAGAGCACTGTTCCCTGCTTCCCCAACCAGAGCTAGTCTTGCTTAAATTTTGGTGTCTCCAGAGTTTACTTCCAGGATGCCCTGCCTCAGCTAATGCCTTCCCTTCAGGTCATCTCAAGACATTGGGTTTATGTTGGGTCCACACCCCCGTCCTCAGGAGTATTGATGCCTAACCTGAGTTTGGCCAGGGTAAAGTTGTGGGAGAGGAGCCCTTGGAGCCTCTGGGGTCTCACTGTCTGACAGCCTGTCACTCACAGCTTGTCCTGAATTCCCTCTGCAGCCCCCCGCTCCTGGGCCCGCTGCCTCACAGACATGCGTTGGCTGCGGAACCAAGTGATCGCCCCGCTGACAGAGGAGCTGGTGTTCCGGGCCTGTATGCTGCCCATGTTAGCACCGTGCATGGGCCTGGGCCCTGCTGTGTTCACCTGCCCGCTCTTTTTTGGAGTTGGTGAGTCTGGCCAGATTAGTCCTGGTGTGTTTTCAGCATGAGAGCTCAGAAGGGGGCTTGAGGTGAGGGGCAGTCCTAGAAGGGAGGCTGGGAGGAATGACTGTGATGTGATTGTCACCTTTTTCCCAGCCCATTTTCACCATATTATTGAGCAGCTGCGTTTCCGCCAGAGCAGCGTGGGGAACATCTTCTTGTCTGCTGGTGAGTCCTGGCTAGCTGGCCTGGGTTAGGGTGTATGATGATGTCGCTAATGGCCACTCTGGAGAAGGAATTGGGAACTGAGGGCCACGGTATTGGAGAGGCCACTGACCGTGGGAGTTGGGGTGCAGGACAGCTGTAGGTGGTGGGGCAGGCAGCTACTGCCCCGGAGGGAGGGGATGGTCGGTCTTTGGCTGATGGGTATGTAGTGCGGGGGCAGGAAGGGCGTGCAGGTGTGGTCACTCGCGGCCTCCCCGTCTCCAGCGTTCCAGTTCTCCTACACAGCTGTCTTCGGTGCCTACACTGCTTTCCTCTTCATCCGCACAGGTTGGTCCTCAGTCCCTCATGGGTCCCTGGGGGCCCACAGGAGCGGGTGGGAGAATGGGAATACTGTTTGTTCTAGGAACAAAAGTTCTTCTACTCCAGTCCTTGAGACAGGCTGAGCCAGGGCCCTCAGCCTGGTGAGGTCTGAGAGGTGGAAAGGAGCAGAGGCCGTGGTGTGTGGGTGGATGGCTGGGGTAGTGGGATCTTGATCTCCTGTTTCAGGGGATGAGGGTCACTAGCCCTGGAAGGGCCAGAGGAGGTGGTAGGGCTGCTCCCTGAGCTGCTGTCTCTTTTCCCCAGGACACCTGATTGGGCCAGTTCTCTGCCATTCCTTCTGCAATTACATGGGTTTCCCAGCTGTTTGCGCGGCCTTGGAGCACCCGCAGAGGCGGCCCCTGCTGGCAGGCTATGCCCTGGGTGTGGgactcttcctgcttctgctccaGCCCCTCACGGACCCCAAGCTCTACGGCAGCCTTCCCCTTTGTGTGCTTTTGGAGCGGGCAGGGGACTCAGAGGCTCCCCTGTGCTCCTGACCTATGCTCCTGGATACACTATGAACTCTCACCGgctccccagccctccccaccaAGGGGTACTGCAGGGGAAGGGCTGGCTGGGGTCCCCGAGATCTCAGGAATTTTTGTAGGGGATTGAAGCCAGAGCTAGTTGCATCCCAGGGACCAAGAGAAAGAAGCAGATATCCAAAGGGTGCAGCCCCTTTTGAAAGGGGTGTTTACGAGCAGCTGTGAGTGAGGGGACAAGGGGCAGGTCCCAGGAGCTACACACTCCCTTCCTCACTTTGGACTGCTGCTTCTCTTAGCTCCTCTGCCTCTGAAAAGCTGCTCGgggttttttatttataaaacctctccccaccccccaccccccaacttcCTGGGTTTTCTCATTGTCTTTTTGCATCAATACTTTGTATTGGGATATTAAAGAGATTTAACTTGGGTAACATGGCCTTGGGCCTTTGGGAATCGGTCTATTTGGGATCTTGTGTGAAGACTCTAGGCAGCTCTTGGGAGTGTGCCCACCACCTGTCCCAGCTACCTTGAACACTGACATCTGGGCGGTGCATCCAGGCGGGTAGTTCCCTGGAGTACAGGATGGGCTGGGAGCTCTGGTTGCTGGGAGCCTGTGGCTTCCTCCTTCTTGAGCCATGCCCCAAAGTCCTAGTGTGGTTGGCTCTGAGACTGCGGGTACCAGGTGTGAGCCCAGCTCATCCTGGGGCCTGTGCCTTGGCTGACGGGTCAGGGAGTGGGAaccatggccctggccctgaccTCAGCGATGGAGCCTCCGACGTATCTCCTCTGAGGGGAAGATGACTGGCCTGAAGCCTCTGCCAGGACCTCCACAGTCTGCCAGTCTTGTTTTTCACAAGAGGAAATAATAGGTCCCTGAGTCACCATAAGTAGAGGCTTTTCTGGTTCTCTCCACCTCTGACCTCTGCCCCAGAGGAACCCAGAACACAGGCTGCAGCCCTGAGGGCAGTGGGGACTTTGCCAAGCAACACAGTGACTCCAGGGTCCTTCTCGGCACCTGCAAGTGTTCTGCCTGCTCTCCATCATTTTTGGAAGGGCTCTCGTTTCCCTGCCTGTGCTCTTTTAAAAGTAGATTCCTGAAAGAGTATTAGCcctggattacttgaggtcaggagtccgagaccagcctgaccaacatggtgaaaccccgtctctactaaaaatacaaaaaattagccgggcataggccgggtatggtggcaggaggctaaggcaggagaatcacttgaacctgggaggcacagattccagtgagccaaaatcacaccactgtactccagcctgggtgacagagcgagactccatctccggggtggggggcagggggggcgggggagggaagAAAGCCCTTTAGGTCCCATTCCCCGATCAAGGAGGTTGTCCCAAGGTCCCTTCTCTGAGGCTGGCCactgagggaaagaaaaggatgtgCAGTCACTCCCCCACGATGCCTGCAGGCTGGCCATGACAACAACATCCACCCGGATGGAAGGGGCAGAATCGCAGTCATCTGCCTCCTGGGGTACATCTAGGACATGGCGGTCCAGAAAGGAAGAGGCTCAAGCCCACTGTGAGTTGCCCATCCCAGAGGTTGGACTGGCTCTGGGAGCACTGGGCAGAGGCCTGCTGGGTGCTTCCTATCCAGAGGCTGAtttcctgcatcggcctccccacacccacccctCCATCTCAGGAACTGCCCAGCCTCCTGCTCCCTTCACCATCCTCCCCCTACCTGTGggcaggagggcagtggtgcaggcAGGGTTACTGTCCCCGCTGCAGGAAAGGGAACTGAGCAGGAGTCTGGAGGGGTGGTCATGGGGAGTGGCAGGGTTAGAACCTGAGACCCTGGACCCTGGACCCAGTGCTCCCCCTCACCTCCCACCAACATTCTCACATCCAGAGCACACACAAGACTCCCGGATCACCATTCCTGAGGGTCTTACCCACTGCCCACAAGGTAGTACCTGCTTGCATTTACCTGCTAACTGAGGTGGGACGCTGGCCTTGggttttagaaaataaagcagCGGGGTTGGGAGGCGAGTCTGCCAACGGCCTGggtttcatctctctctcttactACTTGTGAAGTcctggacaaattatttaatcttcctGTGACTTGATTTCTGTGTCCATAAGAGAATGAAGGTTAATTCCCTGTGTTAATAGATGTTAAATACTTAGAACAGGCCCCACCCCTCAAGCAAGTTCAGTACTACTAGTCCTGTTTGGGGAGTATACACAGTAGGCACCCAATAGTGACTTAAAACAGGGCCACGATGGTCATTCTCACTACCCTCTGAGGAGAATGACACAACTGACCTGCCCACCCATGGGGAGCTTGAAA
Coding sequences within it:
- the RCE1 gene encoding CAAX prenyl protease 2 isoform X2 — translated: MAALGGDGLRLLSVSRPERPPESAALGGPGPGLCCWVSVFSCLSLACSYVGSLYVWKSELPRDHPAVIKRRFTSVLVVSSLSPLCVLLWRELTGIQPGTSLLTLMGFRLEGIFPAALLPLLLTMLSMDCPCDLADGLKVVLAPRSWARCLTDMRWLRNQVIAPLTEELVFRACMLPMLAPCMGLGPAVFTCPLFFGVAHFHHIIEQLRFRQSSVGNIFLSAAFQFSYTAVFGAYTAFLFIRTGHLIGPVLCHSFCNYMGFPAVCAALEHPQRRPLLAGYALGVGLFLLLLQPLTDPKLYGSLPLCVLLERAGDSEAPLCS
- the RCE1 gene encoding CAAX prenyl protease 2 isoform X1; translated protein: MAALGGDGLRLLSVSRPERPPESAALGGPGPGLCCWVSVFSCLSLACSYVGSLYVWKSELPRDHPAVIKRRFTSVLVVSSLSPLCVLLWRELTGIQPGTSLLTLMGFRLEGIFPAALLPLLLTMILFLGPLMQLSMDCPCDLADGLKVVLAPRSWARCLTDMRWLRNQVIAPLTEELVFRACMLPMLAPCMGLGPAVFTCPLFFGVAHFHHIIEQLRFRQSSVGNIFLSAAFQFSYTAVFGAYTAFLFIRTGHLIGPVLCHSFCNYMGFPAVCAALEHPQRRPLLAGYALGVGLFLLLLQPLTDPKLYGSLPLCVLLERAGDSEAPLCS
- the RCE1 gene encoding CAAX prenyl protease 2 isoform X3 — protein: MAALGGDGLRLLSVSRPERPPESAALGGPGPGLCCWVSVFSCLSLACSYVGSLYVWKSELPRDHPAVIKRRFTSVLVVSSLSPLCVLLWRELTGIQPGTSLLTLMGFRLEGIFPAALLPLLLTMILFLGPLMQLSMDCPCDLADGLKVVLAPRSWARCLTDMRWLRNQVIAPLTEELVFRACMLPMLAPCMGLGPAVFTCPLFFGVAHFHHIIEQLRFRQSSVGNIFLSAGHLIGPVLCHSFCNYMGFPAVCAALEHPQRRPLLAGYALGVGLFLLLLQPLTDPKLYGSLPLCVLLERAGDSEAPLCS
- the RCE1 gene encoding CAAX prenyl protease 2 isoform X4 codes for the protein MGFRLEGIFPAALLPLLLTMILFLGPLMQLSMDCPCDLADGLKVVLAPRSWARCLTDMRWLRNQVIAPLTEELVFRACMLPMLAPCMGLGPAVFTCPLFFGVAHFHHIIEQLRFRQSSVGNIFLSAAFQFSYTAVFGAYTAFLFIRTGHLIGPVLCHSFCNYMGFPAVCAALEHPQRRPLLAGYALGVGLFLLLLQPLTDPKLYGSLPLCVLLERAGDSEAPLCS